In Bacillota bacterium, the genomic stretch CTTCCGGCCAGCGCCACAGCCCGATCCTTTGGAGGCCTATCTACGTCAGAAGAACCCCGGTTGGCAAAAACTCATGAGCCAACGCTAAACCAGTCGCGGAAACGCTGAGGGTGACATTTTCTCAGTCCCGTTATGCGCTTATACAGGTGACATATTCACTGTCCATTGACAGAGTCAAGTTTGGTTCGGTGTCAAGTTTGGTTCGGAGCATCTTCATGGCCCCTTGCTACCCGAGGCGCCCGAGGACGGCGACGTCCCGCCCGTGCCCGAGCTCGACCCGCCCGGCACCACCAGATTCAAGTAGGTGCCCGGGACCTGCCCGGGAATGATCGCCTCAGCCACGGGGTTGTAGGCCGTCACGTTGATGTCCGAGGTCCACAGGGGGATGGTCATCCGTACGGCGGCCTTGGTATCGAGGTATAGGACGTGCCTGGTCTGGTTGACCCCGGCCGCTTCGAACTTGTCGCCGATATCGACCTGGACCCGGCCGATCAGCGACACGCGGACCGGCAGGCGAGGCCCGTAGTTGGCGAGCAGGCGCGACCCGGTCAGGGCCCCCATGGGGATGTAGACGCGGTGGCCGTCCATCGTCCGCATCGACTCGATGATCTTCAAGTTGGCCTGAGCCGCCAGCCGGTTGATGGCCGGGGTGTTCGGTTGGATGAAGGTAATCCGGTTGTCGCTGTCTCGTTCAAAGTAGTAGAGATCCCGATACTGGACGTCGCCGGCCAGTTCGGCGACGGCTCGGCTGATCTGCCCGACCACCATCTGCTGGGCTTCGACCTCGACATAGGCGTAGAGGATCGGCCCGACGGCCCGTTCGATGAGGCTGAAGGCGATCAAGAGGACGACCAGCAGGGCCACAACGGCAAGGCCCGCCTTCCGACGGGCCCGTCTCCTCCTGAGGCGCATGATGAAGCCCCCTGAGCACCAAAGTGACGCCCTCTATCCTATGCGCGAGGGGTCGTTCGGTGCCGGGGGGCCATTTTCGTGCCTGGGGGCCATTGGCGGCGCGGCGGTGCCTGTCGAATCAGCGGGCCACGGTCAACCGGGCGAAGCGGCGCTTGCCGACCCGGACGACCAGCCCCTCGAGGGGGACGCCGCGGAGCCCGAGGGCGAATTCGCGCCCCGCGACCCGTTCTTCCCCGACCTTCACCCCGCCTCCCTCGACCAACCTTCTGAACTCGCCGGCGCTGGCCACCAGACCGGCCTCCCTGACCAAACGGGCCAGGTCGTCGAAACCGAGCCGCCCGGACGGGAAATCGCCCGGCCGGACCACGATGGCCGGCATCTCCTCCGGCACTTCCTTCTGACGGAAGACCCGGACGAACTCCTCCTCGGCCGCGGCGGCCGCCTCGGGGCCCTGGTAGAAGGAGACTATCTCGCGGGCCAGGCGCATCTTGGCGTCGCGCGGGTTCATCTGCCCTTCGACCATCGCCTCGGTCATCGCCCGGACCTCTTCCAGCGGGACGTCGGTGACCAGTTCGAAGTACTTGGCGATGAGGTTGTCCGGGATGGACATGGTCTTGCCGTACATCTCCCCCGGCGGCTCAGCGATGCCGATGTAGTTGCCGAGGCTCTTGGACATCTTGTGGACGCCGTCGAGACCCTCGAGCAGCGGCATGGTTAGGACGGCCTGCGGCTCCTGGCCATACTCCCGCATGATGTCGCGGGTCAGGACGAAGTTGAAGGTCTGATCGGTCCCGCCAAGCTCGACGTCGGCCCGCATGGCCACCGAGTCGTGGGCCTGGGCCAGCGGATAGAGCAGTTCGTGGACGCTGACCGGCAACCCCTCCCGGAGGCGCTTGGCGAAGTCATCCCGCTCGAGCATCCTGGCCACCGTGTACTTGGAGGCCAGCCGGATGACGTCGGCGAAGTTCAGTCTTTCGGACCACTGGCTGTTGAAGACGAGCTTCGTCCGGGCCGGGTCGAGGAGCTTGTAAATCTGGGTCTCGTAGGTCTTGGCGTTCTTGCGGACCTCGTCCTCGGTCATCTGGCGCCGCGTATCCGATCGCCCGCTGGGGTCGCCGATGCGCCCGGTGAAGTCGCCGATGATGAACCAGACCTCGTGGCCGAGGTCCTGGAACTGGCGCATCTTGCGGATGACGACGGAGTGGCCGAGGTGGATGTCGGGCGCGGTCGGGTCGGCCCCGTACTTGATCCGCAGCGGCCGCCCTTCGGCCAGAGCCTTGCGCAGTCTGCTCTTGATGTCTTCCTCGGTGATGATCTCGGCCGCCCCGCGCCGGATCACGGCCATCTGCCGTTCGACCTCGGCCTCAAGCTTCGTCTTCGGCATCACATGTCCCCTCCTCGGAACAAACAAGCCTTTCATCCCGTCTTAGGGACGAAAGGCTTTTCGTGGTACCACCCTAGTTGACGCCGCCTTTGCGAAACCTTATTACGGGCCAGCCCAGAAGGCCGGGTCTGAACCCGGCGGTGTCCGCGAACGGCCCGCTCGCACCGACCGCGGGCTCTCTGGACGGCGTTTTCCCGGCTTACTTGGGCTCCGTTATCGTTTGGCGCTATTATATCACACGGTCAGAACCCGGGGGAAGGGTCACCTCGCGGTACGGCGCTAGGCAGGAGATGCCCTTCGGACCTAGAATAGAATTATGTTACGTAAGTCGGAGCTAAGGCAACCGCAGCAAAGTCAGACCATTCACGATAGGCAACTCACCTACCTGTCGAGGGGAAGGGATCGCGGACTTGGATACCTGGATCAGGAAATCCCGCTCGGGATCGAAGACCTCCGGGCGCCACGTCAAGAGAGTGAAGAGGACACCGACCGACGGCCCAGCGCGCGCCTCGTCCGGCGGCGGTCAGAAGGCCAACGTCCTCCGGGCCCTGATCATCATCGCCGTCGTCCTGATCGTCCTCATCGGCGCCTCGGGCATCGGTTTTGTGGCCACGAGTCTAAGAGGGCTTCCCAGCCTGGCCGACATGGGGCCGAACCCGGACGCGTCGACCCTCGTCTACGATGACCAGAACCAGCTCATCGGTCAGGTCCACGGGGTCGAGAACCGGATGCCGGTCAAGCTGAGCGACATCCCCATGAACGTCCAGGAGGCCTTCATCGCCGCCGAGGACAACCGCTTCTACCAGCACCACGGGGTCGACCTGCGGGGCATCGCCCGGGCCCTCTACGTCAACATCACCGGTGGCGGAGTCATCGAAGGGGCCAGCACCATCACCCAGCAGTTGGCCAGGAGCGCCTTCTTGACGATGGACCGGACCCTCAAGCGCAAGGTCCAGGAGGCCGTCGTCGCCCTCGAATTGGAGCGCCGCTATACAAAAAAAGAGATCCTGGAAATGTACCTCAACCAGATCAATTTCGGGCGCGGCAATTACGGCGTTCAGGCGGCGGCCCAGAATTACTTCGGCAAGAACGTCGGCCAGTTGACCCTGGCCGAGTCGGCCATGCTGGCCGGAATCGTCAAGTCACCGGAGAACTACAACCCGGTGGCCAACCTCAAGACGGCGACGACCGTGCGGGACCGGATCCTCGATCAGATGGTCGGGTACGGTTACATCTCCGCCGACGAGGCGGCCAAGGCCAAGAAAGAGACCCCGACCATCGCCAAGAAGAAGTCGACCTCCTACCCCGGCGACTGGTTCGTCGACTACGTCGTCCAGCAACTGCTGAAGAAGTGGGGCGAGGAGAAGGTCTACCGCGGCGGGCTCCGGGTCTATACCACCCTGAACCTGAAGACCCAGGTTGCCGCCCAGCAGCGGATGCAGGAGATGCTGGACAAGGACTATCCGATCAAGGAAGGTGGCCAAGCTCAGCCGGACATGGCGGCCGCCTTCATCGAGCCGAAGACCGGCTACGTCAAGGCGGTCATCGGCGGCCGGGTCTACGATCGCCAGCTCGGCCTGAATCACGCCACGGCCTCGAAAAGGCAACCCGGTTCATCGATAAAGCCTCTGGTCGTCTACACGTCGGCCATCGACGCCGGCTTCCCACCGTCGTATGTCGTCGATGACTCGCCGATCGTCTACACTCAGCCGGACGGCAGCCCGTGGTGGGTCCAGAACTACGACGGCCGCTTCCGCGGCCTGATAACCATCAGGCAAGCGGTCGAGCAGTCGGTCAACATCGTCGCCGTCAAGATGCTCGAGCAGATCGGTCCCAAGACCGGCCTCGAGAACGCCCGGCGGATGGGCATCACCACCCTCCACGACTCCGGCCGCCTCAACGACGTGACCCTGGCCCTCGCCCTCGGCGGCGTGACCGACGGGGTCATCCCCCTGGAGATGGCCTCGGCCTACGGCGTCCTGGCCGACGGCGGCGTCCGGGCCGAGCCGATCTCCATCCTCAAGGTGGTCGACAAGAGCGGCAACGTCCTCGAGGAGAACAGACCTAAGACCCAGGTCGTCCTGAAACCCGAGACGGCTTGGATGATGACCGACATCCTGGAAGGAGTCATCCAGCGCGGGACGGGTCGCCCGGCCGACATCGGCCGACCGGCCGGCGGCAAGACCGGGACCACCAATGACCTCGTCGACGCCTGGTTCGTCGGCTACACCCCGAACCTGGTCGGGGCCGTCTGGATGGGCTACGACCAGCCCAAGGCGATGCACAACGTCTACGGTTCGACCTATCCGGCCCAGGTCTGGAAGGCCGGGATGCTGGCCTTCCACGAAGGGAAACCGGTCGAGGACTTCCAAGCCCCGGCCGACCTGGTCAAGCTGACCGTCTGCCGCAAGTCGGGCAAGTTGCCCGGTCCCTTCTGCCCGCCCGAAGACCTCTATGAGGAGACCTTCCTCCCCGGCACCCAGCCGACCACGATCTGCGACGTCCACGTCCTGGTCAAGATCGACCGGCTCGACGGGAAGTTGGCCACGCCCTACTGCCCGCCCCAGGACGTCGTCCAGAAAGTCATGCTCAAGCGGCCCAAGTGGATGCCGTTCAAGGGCACCGGAGCCGGCCCTGAAGACGCCGCCCTGGCCGCCCCGACGGAGTTCTGCAATCTTCATGGGCCGGGCGGGGTCAACCCCGGCGGGGGGAATGGCGGGGGGACCACCCCGGCTCCCAACCAGCCCAGTGGCAACCGCTGAGCGGCGTCGACAGACTCCAAGCGACCAAGAGCCCGGACCGCGATGGTCCGGGCTCTTCGTGTCATTGGCGGGTTCGCAGGGCC encodes the following:
- the yunB gene encoding sporulation protein YunB, with the translated sequence MRLRRRRARRKAGLAVVALLVVLLIAFSLIERAVGPILYAYVEVEAQQMVVGQISRAVAELAGDVQYRDLYYFERDSDNRITFIQPNTPAINRLAAQANLKIIESMRTMDGHRVYIPMGALTGSRLLANYGPRLPVRVSLIGRVQVDIGDKFEAAGVNQTRHVLYLDTKAAVRMTIPLWTSDINVTAYNPVAEAIIPGQVPGTYLNLVVPGGSSSGTGGTSPSSGASGSKGP
- the tyrS gene encoding tyrosine--tRNA ligase codes for the protein MPKTKLEAEVERQMAVIRRGAAEIITEEDIKSRLRKALAEGRPLRIKYGADPTAPDIHLGHSVVIRKMRQFQDLGHEVWFIIGDFTGRIGDPSGRSDTRRQMTEDEVRKNAKTYETQIYKLLDPARTKLVFNSQWSERLNFADVIRLASKYTVARMLERDDFAKRLREGLPVSVHELLYPLAQAHDSVAMRADVELGGTDQTFNFVLTRDIMREYGQEPQAVLTMPLLEGLDGVHKMSKSLGNYIGIAEPPGEMYGKTMSIPDNLIAKYFELVTDVPLEEVRAMTEAMVEGQMNPRDAKMRLAREIVSFYQGPEAAAAAEEEFVRVFRQKEVPEEMPAIVVRPGDFPSGRLGFDDLARLVREAGLVASAGEFRRLVEGGGVKVGEERVAGREFALGLRGVPLEGLVVRVGKRRFARLTVAR
- a CDS encoding PBP1A family penicillin-binding protein gives rise to the protein MKRTPTDGPARASSGGGQKANVLRALIIIAVVLIVLIGASGIGFVATSLRGLPSLADMGPNPDASTLVYDDQNQLIGQVHGVENRMPVKLSDIPMNVQEAFIAAEDNRFYQHHGVDLRGIARALYVNITGGGVIEGASTITQQLARSAFLTMDRTLKRKVQEAVVALELERRYTKKEILEMYLNQINFGRGNYGVQAAAQNYFGKNVGQLTLAESAMLAGIVKSPENYNPVANLKTATTVRDRILDQMVGYGYISADEAAKAKKETPTIAKKKSTSYPGDWFVDYVVQQLLKKWGEEKVYRGGLRVYTTLNLKTQVAAQQRMQEMLDKDYPIKEGGQAQPDMAAAFIEPKTGYVKAVIGGRVYDRQLGLNHATASKRQPGSSIKPLVVYTSAIDAGFPPSYVVDDSPIVYTQPDGSPWWVQNYDGRFRGLITIRQAVEQSVNIVAVKMLEQIGPKTGLENARRMGITTLHDSGRLNDVTLALALGGVTDGVIPLEMASAYGVLADGGVRAEPISILKVVDKSGNVLEENRPKTQVVLKPETAWMMTDILEGVIQRGTGRPADIGRPAGGKTGTTNDLVDAWFVGYTPNLVGAVWMGYDQPKAMHNVYGSTYPAQVWKAGMLAFHEGKPVEDFQAPADLVKLTVCRKSGKLPGPFCPPEDLYEETFLPGTQPTTICDVHVLVKIDRLDGKLATPYCPPQDVVQKVMLKRPKWMPFKGTGAGPEDAALAAPTEFCNLHGPGGVNPGGGNGGGTTPAPNQPSGNR